In bacterium, the genomic window CCCTTTGAGATCATGCTCTGAAGTGGCAGTTTCTGCAATGCCGAGGTCCTGAAGAGCCTGAACCCTGACGTCAGATCATGCCCGTAAATCCCCAGCACAGCCATGATGTAACCGTTGGCAAGCCTCGTGATGATCTTACGGCCCAAACTCCTGCCAACCTGCTCTCCGCCCCTCACGCCTCGTGAACCGATCACGATGTCAGCGTCCCCTATCGCCTCGAGAAACCTGGGAATGTAGAACGGGCGGTGTGAGAAGTCAGCGTCCATCTCAACAACAAACTCTGGCCCGCGCCTCGCGGCCTCGATAAGGCCAGCAATGCCGGCGAGGCCCCTACCACGGTTTTCCTTCCTAAGCATGAGGAAGACACTCTCCGGCTGCTTTTCTGCAAGCCCTTGGACGGCCTCGGCTGTCCCGTCGGGAGAGTCGTCGTCCACAACCAGCACGCCAAAATCATCCGAAAGGAGCAGAATCTCCTTGATAAGCGGCGTGATGTTCTGACGCTCGTTGAACGTGGGGATCATCGCCAGCACCTTAAGTGGTCTGGCAGAGGTAGGTTCCGGCACGGACAGCTACTGCTCCTGATTGTGCGAGGCGAGGAATTGGATCATCGCGCTCACTTTCTTGACGAACTCCCCGAACATGTCGAGCGACAGCGATTGCAGCCCATCGCATAAGGCCTTCTTGGGCCAGGGGTGGACCTCAACCATAACGCCGTCTGCCCCAGCGGCGAGCGCTGCCAGCGACATTGGGATGATCAGGTCGGCTCGGCCCGTTGCGTGGCTGGGGTCAACAACTATCGGCAGCGCACTCAGTTTTTTTATGAGTGGGACAGCTGCGAGGTCGAGCGTAAACCTTGTCGAATCGTCGAAGCTCCTTATCCCGCGCTCGCACAAGAACACTCGCTCGTTGCCCCCCTTGATGATGTATTCGGCCGCCAAGAGCAGTTCCTCCACCTTGGCCATGAAGCCACGCTTTAGCATCACTGGGAAGCGGACCTCGCCAACCGCTTTCAGGAGCGAGTAGTTCATCATGTTGCGTGTCCCTATCTGAAGGATATCGGCGTATCTGCATACCAGATCGATCTGCCTGGCGTCCATCACCTCAGTCTGTATGAGAAGGCCGGTCTCATCCCTCGCCGTCTTGAGTATCTTCAGCCCCTCCTCGCCGAGCCCCTGGAAGCTGTAGGGCGAGGTCCGGGGTTTGAAGGCACCACCGCGAAGGACCTTGATGCCTGCCGCTTTCACCGCCCTGGCAACGGTCAGCGTCTGTTCCTCCGACTCAACCGTGCACGGCCCAGCGATTATGATCGGCTCCTTGCCGCCGATCCTTACCCCGGAGACTTCAAAACCTGCTGTTTTGTCCAAGCCTTTTCCTTTTGCCCGAATGCGAAGCAATACCTCACTGCTGAGGCCGAACGAGATCAAGCGTATTGTAGGGCGTGCCCAACCCGTGTCAACGAGTTTGGCTATTCAGTATTGTTACCGGCGACCTATGCCTGGGTGGAAGCCCCCCTGGAAAATCAGATGGTGTTGGTGACGGATAGCATGGGATCAAAATGAATGCTTGTTCATAGCACCCCCCGCGGGATTCCCAATAGAACGACAATGCCTAAGCAAGGCTGGTTTCAAGTGTCGAGAAGCGTTGGCACGGTTACGCTGCCATTCATCAAAAAGAGCATATCAGCATCGGGGCCGGCCAGACGCAGTGCGCTGTCAATTGCCTGCTGCATGAAGGAGTAAGGCTCAGCAAATACATCTCTAATAATGTTCGGATCGAGGTCTGTAACGGCAAAGAGCTTCACGCGAAGCGCGGCCTGAGCGAGGCGCCCTGCCTTGTGGCACCCAAACACAGGGTCCTGTCGAACACGCTTTATGACCTGTTTAGGGTCTCCAAGTTGTCTAATCAGTTCGATATATGAGCGCTCGCCCACGCCATTTGAACACTGCGAGACGAGGACCAGCACGCCCCCGTCTTTCACCGCTAGCAGGCCGTGCTCGAGAGTTTTTTGCAGCTGGTATAGGTCGCGGTCCAGAGGGCTTCTT contains:
- a CDS encoding polyprenol monophosphomannose synthase, producing the protein MPEPTSARPLKVLAMIPTFNERQNITPLIKEILLLSDDFGVLVVDDDSPDGTAEAVQGLAEKQPESVFLMLRKENRGRGLAGIAGLIEAARRGPEFVVEMDADFSHRPFYIPRFLEAIGDADIVIGSRGVRGGEQVGRSLGRKIITRLANGYIMAVLGIYGHDLTSGFRLFRTSALQKLPLQSMISKGPEVVQEILCLAQQHGLKMVEYPIVFYDRSMGSSTFSLKTALRSLLMMWRFRLRYRAK
- the aroF gene encoding 3-deoxy-7-phosphoheptulonate synthase, with protein sequence MDKTAGFEVSGVRIGGKEPIIIAGPCTVESEEQTLTVARAVKAAGIKVLRGGAFKPRTSPYSFQGLGEEGLKILKTARDETGLLIQTEVMDARQIDLVCRYADILQIGTRNMMNYSLLKAVGEVRFPVMLKRGFMAKVEELLLAAEYIIKGGNERVFLCERGIRSFDDSTRFTLDLAAVPLIKKLSALPIVVDPSHATGRADLIIPMSLAALAAGADGVMVEVHPWPKKALCDGLQSLSLDMFGEFVKKVSAMIQFLASHNQEQ